The proteins below are encoded in one region of Rhodoflexus caldus:
- a CDS encoding coiled-coil domain-containing protein, producing the protein MKTNKLIVPLALVMLACSPQSNPEADALRQELAVLRADYLEQNEAYQEIDSLLTEVSNSLDSVAFGTNELQSERRKLKRSELMERIAAIEHYMQQANDKITLAQQQANRYKIRAEGLAKALERFKAELEMQKEKVAQLETELTNTRAEVARLQTVNLQKDSVLTAKEEAIRNREEELSRTQEAKKAAELATVKTQIEKLILQGDEDMEDANKIWLAVGKNTKKQQLLRKADESYRQALQLYETHTPPGIERQRIEQKINTVSAKIKTAKNGGNN; encoded by the coding sequence ATGAAAACGAACAAACTGATAGTGCCCCTTGCACTTGTCATGTTGGCCTGTAGCCCGCAAAGCAACCCCGAGGCAGATGCGCTGCGGCAGGAACTTGCCGTCCTGAGAGCTGACTATTTAGAACAGAATGAGGCCTATCAGGAAATTGACTCATTACTGACAGAGGTAAGCAACTCGCTCGATTCAGTGGCTTTCGGTACTAACGAGCTGCAATCGGAGCGCCGCAAGCTCAAACGAAGTGAGCTGATGGAACGCATTGCCGCCATTGAGCATTATATGCAACAGGCCAATGATAAAATCACACTTGCGCAACAGCAGGCTAACCGCTACAAAATACGCGCGGAAGGTTTGGCAAAAGCATTGGAACGATTCAAAGCCGAACTGGAAATGCAAAAGGAGAAGGTGGCACAATTAGAAACCGAACTGACCAATACTCGCGCCGAGGTTGCCCGATTGCAAACGGTTAATTTGCAGAAAGACAGCGTATTAACGGCCAAAGAAGAAGCTATCCGCAATCGAGAGGAAGAGCTCAGCCGCACGCAAGAAGCCAAAAAAGCAGCAGAGTTGGCAACTGTAAAAACGCAGATAGAAAAACTGATTTTGCAGGGCGATGAAGACATGGAAGATGCCAACAAAATATGGCTTGCGGTAGGCAAAAATACCAAAAAGCAGCAACTGCTACGCAAAGCCGACGAAAGCTACCGTCAGGCGCTGCAACTGTACGAAACACACACGCCGCCCGGTATAGAACGCCAGCGAATAGAACAGAAAATCAATACAGTTTCCGCAAAAATCAAAACCGCAAAAAACGGCGGCAATAATTGA
- the hpt gene encoding hypoxanthine phosphoribosyltransferase: MLVKDKKFKRYISESALKQRIEELGRQLSEDYAGKNPLFIAVLNGAFMFAADLMREIDIPSEISFIKFTSYHNMHSTGVVDQIIGIEEDLRERHVVVIEDIVDTGITMTEVLAEIRRYHPASVEVVALLTKPKALQRPVSIKYTGFEIEPKFVVGYGLDYDGYGRNLCEILILDEPEQSDENGDWGTE; encoded by the coding sequence GTGCTCGTAAAAGATAAAAAATTTAAACGCTACATTTCTGAAAGTGCGCTTAAACAACGCATAGAAGAACTGGGAAGGCAGTTGAGCGAAGACTATGCGGGAAAAAATCCGCTGTTTATTGCTGTTCTGAACGGTGCTTTTATGTTTGCCGCCGACCTGATGCGTGAAATAGACATTCCTTCGGAAATATCTTTTATCAAGTTTACGTCTTATCACAACATGCACAGCACAGGCGTTGTAGACCAAATTATTGGCATTGAAGAAGATTTGCGCGAGCGTCATGTTGTAGTAATTGAAGACATCGTAGATACAGGCATTACAATGACCGAAGTGCTTGCCGAAATCAGACGCTACCACCCTGCTTCGGTAGAGGTGGTAGCGCTGCTTACCAAGCCCAAAGCGTTGCAACGCCCCGTTTCCATTAAGTACACAGGTTTTGAAATTGAGCCGAAGTTTGTGGTAGGCTATGGCTTAGACTACGACGGTTATGGACGTAATCTTTGCGAAATATTGATTCTGGACGAGCCGGAACAATCGGATGAAAACGGCGATTGGGGTACAGAATAG
- a CDS encoding sodium-dependent transporter — protein sequence MSTNKESWGSRVGLVLAMAGNAVGLGNFLRFPVQAIQNGGGAFIIPYLVCFLLMGIPLLLVEWSMGRFGGKFGHHSTPFIVDSMDKRPFWKYIGVFGIFTNLAVAAYYCYLESWTLAYIWHSLTGTFHGMESSQVASFFGQYVDVTSSTTGIPYEAVIFWLLCLALNTYFLSRGLQGGVEKVAKVAMPLLIMFGIFLVIQAISIKAGENGAINSGTAGLSFLWTPDFSSIWSPKVWLAAAGQIFFTLSVGMGSIQCYASYLKSKDDVALNAMSAGWMNEFVEVVLGSSILIPIAVGYLGIDNVIEMTKNGGLGLGFRTLPYLFEQWGAVLAALSGTFWFGLLFFAGITSSLAMGTPFVGFLQDEFNWNRERAAWMFGFMILLLGAPTVFFFEYGVFDEYDFWAGTFSLVVFAFAEIILFAWVFGMDKGWEEINSGADIKIPYVYKYIIKYITPLLLGAVFFSSLPNVWNQITNQAIYEQIAAAQAAQDLTKVEFLQDTILFVNGSRILLLATYLGIALLVAVAYRKRMQKKSSI from the coding sequence ATGAGTACTAATAAAGAATCATGGGGTTCTCGCGTAGGCCTCGTATTGGCAATGGCCGGTAATGCGGTCGGATTAGGCAATTTTCTGCGTTTTCCCGTACAAGCTATTCAAAATGGTGGTGGTGCATTTATCATCCCTTACTTGGTCTGCTTCCTGCTGATGGGCATTCCGTTGCTGCTGGTAGAGTGGAGTATGGGGCGTTTCGGCGGAAAATTCGGGCATCACAGTACGCCTTTTATCGTAGACTCGATGGATAAAAGACCTTTCTGGAAATACATAGGCGTATTTGGCATCTTTACCAACTTGGCAGTAGCGGCTTATTACTGCTACCTCGAATCATGGACGCTGGCATACATCTGGCACTCGCTGACAGGTACTTTCCACGGTATGGAAAGTTCACAAGTCGCTTCCTTTTTTGGCCAATACGTAGATGTAACATCAAGCACTACCGGTATTCCTTATGAGGCAGTTATTTTCTGGTTGCTTTGCTTGGCATTAAATACCTATTTCCTCTCGCGCGGGTTGCAAGGCGGGGTAGAAAAAGTCGCCAAAGTAGCAATGCCGTTGCTTATCATGTTCGGTATATTTCTGGTGATTCAGGCTATCAGCATTAAAGCAGGAGAAAATGGTGCCATCAACAGCGGTACTGCCGGTTTGAGCTTCCTCTGGACGCCTGATTTTTCAAGTATTTGGAGCCCCAAAGTATGGCTGGCAGCGGCAGGACAAATTTTCTTCACCCTTTCGGTAGGCATGGGGTCTATTCAGTGCTATGCGTCCTATCTGAAATCTAAGGATGATGTAGCCCTCAACGCCATGAGTGCCGGTTGGATGAATGAGTTTGTGGAAGTAGTACTTGGCAGTTCTATCCTTATCCCAATTGCCGTAGGTTATTTGGGCATTGATAATGTGATTGAAATGACCAAAAACGGCGGTCTGGGCTTGGGTTTCCGCACACTGCCGTATTTGTTTGAGCAATGGGGTGCTGTTTTGGCTGCTTTGAGCGGTACATTCTGGTTTGGTCTGTTGTTTTTTGCCGGTATCACCTCCTCGCTGGCTATGGGGACGCCTTTTGTCGGATTCTTACAGGATGAGTTCAACTGGAATCGCGAGCGTGCGGCGTGGATGTTCGGCTTTATGATTCTGCTTTTGGGTGCGCCTACGGTGTTTTTCTTTGAATACGGCGTTTTTGATGAATACGATTTTTGGGCAGGAACTTTCTCTTTGGTTGTATTTGCATTTGCCGAAATCATCCTGTTTGCATGGGTATTTGGCATGGACAAGGGCTGGGAGGAAATCAACAGCGGTGCTGATATCAAAATTCCGTATGTTTATAAGTACATCATCAAGTACATCACTCCGCTTTTGCTGGGAGCCGTATTTTTCAGCAGTTTGCCCAATGTGTGGAATCAAATTACCAATCAGGCGATTTATGAGCAAATAGCAGCGGCGCAGGCAGCCCAAGACCTGACCAAAGTAGAATTTTTGCAGGACACTATCTTGTTTGTCAATGGCTCCCGAATTTTGCTGTTGGCAACCTATTTGGGCATTGCCCTGCTGGTAGCAGTAGCTTATCGCAAGCGTATGCAAAAAAAATCATCTATCTAA